A window of Zestosphaera sp. genomic DNA:
TAAGATTAAGTAAGTAGAGGATTATTAAGTTTTTCAGAGAATTCCAAAATCCCGAATTCTCGACTAAGCAGACTTTACTTAGATGTCTTGACGTAATAATCGCCTACGCAGAATCCAGCAAAACTCAACAAGCTAATGACGCGCTAACTATCAAAAACTTCTAGCAAACCTTAATAAGGTTCTAGCGATTAGGCTCTGCCTACAGGTGTGGGAGGCGGTGATCAGCTTATTAACGCCGTTAACGTTGTTATTTATGAGGGATTCTAGATGCAAGAGCGTGTAGACCCGGTTTGCGGGATGCGCGTTAACCTGGGAACGCCTTTTAAGACTATCTATAAGGGTGAATTATACTACTTTTGCAGCAAGCACTGTTTGGAGGCTTTTGAGAAAGACCCTGAGTTCTACTTAACTCATGGGCCTCAGGGCATGCCGCGCGACCGACAGAAAAACCCTTAAACTACTTGAGGCGTGGTGTTCTTGTCAGGCATCGTTAAAACTAGACTTAAGGTGGTTGGAGTAGATTGTCCGACATGTTCTTACGCTATAGAAAAGAGTATAAACTCGCTAGGTTGCGTCAAGTCTTTTAAAATCGACATCAATTCTGGAGTAGCTGAGGTGACTTATTATGGAGATAGATGTAAGCTTAGAGACATCTATAGAGCTATAAGAGACGCTGGCTATGACGTTGAGAAAGAAAAGTTGTACGTGAGTGTAACAGGCTTCGGCAGTGAAGAAGTACTTCTCCTTGAGTCAAGGATCTTAGGAATCCAAGGAGTGCTTGACTTGAGGATCTCAGTGACTTCAGGCATAGCAACTATACTCTACAACACGCTTGAGACTTCTAGAGAGACTCTAG
This region includes:
- a CDS encoding YHS domain-containing protein — translated: MQERVDPVCGMRVNLGTPFKTIYKGELYYFCSKHCLEAFEKDPEFYLTHGPQGMPRDRQKNP